A genomic region of Fusarium oxysporum Fo47 chromosome VI, complete sequence contains the following coding sequences:
- a CDS encoding NAC domain-containing protein — MSNPRVEELPDEEPKKTTVQEHEDDSSDDSEVEEVGEGQLPAGSTVIHNRNEKKARKALEKLHLTRIPGITRVTLRRPKNILFVINNPEVYKSPNSNTYIVFGEAKIEDVNAAAQQAAAAQLASANAEDHSGHNHGEPSKAAETAEEKKDKEDEEEEEEDDDEEVDASGLEDKDIELVMTQANVSRNKAVKALKENDNDIVNSIMALSI, encoded by the exons TTCCCGACGAGGAGCCCAAGAAGACCACCGTCCAGGAGCACGAGGATGACTCCAGCGACGACTCCGAGGTCGAGGAGGTCGGCGAGGGCCAGCTCCCCGCTGGTTCTACTGTGATCCACAACCgcaacgagaagaaggctcgCAAGGCCCTCGAGAAGCTGCACCTCACCCGTATCCCTGGCATCACCCGTGTCACTCTCCGCCGACCCAAGAAC atcctcttcgtcatcaacaacccCGAGGTCTACAAGTCTCCCAACAGCAACACCTACAT TGTTTTCGGTGAGGCCAAGATTGAGGATGTGAACGCCGCTGCTCaacaagctgctgctgctcagcTCGCCTCCGCCAACGCTGAGGACCACTCTGGCCACAACCACGGTGAGCCCAGCAAGGCTGCCGAGACcgccgaggagaagaaggacaaggaggatgaggaggaggaggaggaggatgacgacgaggaggtCGACGCTTCCGGACTCGAGGATAAGGATATTGAGCTTGTCATGACCCAGGCCAACGTCAGCCGCAACAAGGCCGTCAAGGCGTTGAAGGAGAACGACAACGATATCGTCAATTCCATCATGGCTCTAAGTATCTAA
- a CDS encoding Alpha/Beta hydrolase protein, translated as MVFPGPELESYVFKTAPQLDAAWLAHEEEVKKKGPPRVFNSVEERQPIYAQECRDLYAQVTAPGTRDHELSQGVTKKEFTIPSSVDGHPIPVLQLDLTGTEAEEPEIIVIFYHGGGLRVGEADSEELSCRHIVKSGIARIRLYSVGYRLLPQNPATVCRSDSLDGFRKFHNPKIKTIVVGSSSGGQMASAVAQAAPPGSIHGLLLRCPVTGDRASGEEFVPEKLRPYHTSVSQTFITSLGGYLHRNTPRDGLEKLPLEVSEDELQGHPRTWIQLTSNDTLYSDGLCYAMILREAGIDVKVQVEVGWPHTFWLKAPHLDHALACEKHMLEGLRWLLK; from the coding sequence ATGGTGTTTCCAGGTCCGGAACTCGAAAGCTATGTCTTTAAGACGGCACCGCAATTAGACGCTGCCTGGCTGGCACATGAAgaagaggtcaagaagaaagGCCCTCCTAGAGTATTCAACAGTGTAGAAGAACGGCAACCGATTTATGCTCAGGAATGCCGCGACTTATATGCTCAAGTTACGGCGCCTGGAACCCGAGATCATGAGCTCTCCCAAGGAGTTACTAAGAAAGAGTTCACTATTCCCTCTTCTGTGGATGGGCACCCAATCCCTGTCCTTCAACTAGACCTTACAGGTACCGAAGCTGAGGAGCCGGAGATTATCGTTATATTTTACCACGGCGGTGGTCTGAGGGTTGGCGAGGCGGATAGCGAAGAACTATCATGCAGACATATTGTCAAGTCAGGCATTGCCAGGATTCGACTTTACTCGGTGGGATATCGCCTATTGCCTCAGAATCCAGCTACCGTGTGTCGTTCTGACAGCTTGGATGGATTTCGAAAATTCCACAATCCAAAGATAAAAACTATTGTTGTCGGAAGCTCGAGTGGTGGACAGATGGCATCTGCGGTGGCGCAAGCAGCTCCTCCAGGTTCCATTCATGGACTTCTACTGAGGTGTCCAGTCACAGGAGACAGAGCCAGTGGCGAGGAATTTGTACCTGAAAAGTTACGTCCATATCACACAAGCGTGTCTCAAACGTTCATCACATCATTGGGCGGATATCTACACCGAAACACACCTAGGGATGGTCTTGAGAAACTCCCTCTTGAGGTTTCAGAAGATGAGCTCCAGGGACACCCTCGTACTTGGATTCAGCTTACTTCAAACGACACCCTATACTCGGATGGACTATGCTATGCCATGATTCTAAGGGAAGCAGGTATCGATGTTAAAGTCCAAGTGGAGGTGGGCTGGCCGCATACCTTTTGGCTCAAGGCTCCTCACCTCGATCATGCCTTGGCCTGCGAGAAACATATGTTGGAGGGATTACGATGGCTTCTAAAGTAG
- a CDS encoding uncharacterized protein (expressed protein) translates to MQFKYSNSSLDRQLTAAADDDLEPGSISEKVLSYSIDPQNKTVYGIFQIFAHNKSDVHEKTTYILVPAPGGRMGYWVVSIANHSIEQILVLRKICADLKNLCYSMSAEDRNSLTYEG, encoded by the exons ATGCAGTTCAAGTATAGCAACTCAAGTCTGGACAGGCAGCTCACTGCTGCCGCTGACGATGACTTAGAACCTGGCTCCATTTCAGAGAAAGTTTTGAGTTACTCTATTGATCCTCAGAACAAGACTGTCTACGGTATCTTTCAAATCTTTGCCCATAACAAGAGTGATGTGCACGAGAAGACAACTTATATCCTTGTTCCTGCACCAGGTGGTAGGATG GGGTATTGGGTAGTCAGTATTGCCAACCATTCTATTGAACAAATTCTTGTTCTCAGGAAGATCTGTGCCGACTTGAAGAATCTCTGTTACTCTATGTCGGCCGAGGACCGGAATTCTCTGACCTATGAGGGTTAG